Proteins encoded within one genomic window of Streptomyces sp. NBC_00523:
- a CDS encoding ABC transporter ATP-binding protein/permease, whose amino-acid sequence MPSLLGAASGFRSVEPAASPRSVTPGRQRWDVGLVVGRPRTAEILAAALRHIPGITEAQASPVTGGVLVRHDGRLRAADVGRIIGRTVARLSREATGTGRAATDPSAESPKADPGLVVRPVLAVGGGVAAGAALVKGSTLTRQLVAVGGVAAATAVVLRKAWSKTAEAAGPEGHPLLEIVGPHRPRLYRAAALSVACQAAEMALGTFLGWTGLVLIKGEAAPLAGLGLTTASAQLLGLAGLVGAACAAVAGLSYASNVQWRRLGQDIEHDWRGRAYRHVQHLELGQLEGERTSRVAGTLTNDVGQLGAFFAGPANDILQLGTSLALLVPAFLLLAPQIAWIAFLPIPVIAWLSLRHQEKAATDYAATGEHRARLGSQVINSLEAGATVKSFCTEAYEAERVDRLSDAVQESSHRTDRSTLRHGETVRACTTASMAGTLLVGGRAVLDGTLRFEVFSPLIGLPQMLLMRMSRLGGIADQYQRTLASYDRVQRLRELPVEADSGEGTLELPSVRGEIVLDEVTFGYPGRPATLDNLSLTIPAGRVTALVGATGSGKTTIAKLLMRFQDAESGRVLLDGRDVRDLRRHELRHAIGFVAQDPFLFDGSIADNIRYGSFGASDEAVVRAAAMAEAHTFITTLPNGYDTLIGERGAALSGGQRQRIALARAILKDSPVVILDEATSAVDNETEAAIQRTLHSFAVDRTMVVIAHRLSTVRHADRIFVLDKGGIVAEQGTHDELLAQHGLYASLWQLQAGELAA is encoded by the coding sequence ATGCCATCGCTACTGGGAGCCGCATCCGGATTCCGCTCCGTGGAACCGGCCGCGAGCCCTCGCTCGGTCACACCGGGCCGCCAGCGCTGGGACGTCGGGCTCGTCGTCGGACGCCCCCGGACGGCCGAGATCCTCGCCGCCGCGCTGCGCCACATCCCCGGGATCACCGAGGCCCAGGCCAGCCCGGTCACCGGCGGGGTGCTCGTCCGGCACGATGGGCGGCTGCGCGCCGCGGACGTCGGCCGGATCATCGGCCGCACCGTCGCCCGGCTCTCCCGGGAAGCGACCGGCACGGGGCGCGCGGCAACGGACCCGTCCGCGGAGTCACCCAAGGCGGACCCGGGCCTCGTCGTACGGCCGGTGCTCGCCGTCGGCGGCGGAGTCGCGGCCGGTGCGGCGCTGGTCAAGGGGTCGACCCTGACACGGCAGTTGGTGGCCGTCGGCGGAGTGGCCGCCGCGACCGCGGTCGTCCTGCGGAAGGCATGGAGCAAGACGGCCGAAGCGGCCGGGCCCGAGGGCCACCCGCTGCTGGAGATCGTCGGACCGCACCGCCCCCGCCTCTACCGCGCCGCCGCCCTGTCCGTCGCCTGCCAGGCCGCCGAGATGGCGCTCGGCACCTTCCTCGGATGGACCGGCCTGGTCCTCATCAAGGGCGAGGCGGCCCCGCTCGCCGGCCTCGGCCTGACCACGGCGTCCGCCCAACTCCTGGGACTAGCAGGCCTGGTGGGCGCGGCCTGCGCCGCCGTCGCCGGACTCTCGTACGCCTCGAACGTCCAATGGCGACGGCTCGGCCAGGACATCGAGCACGACTGGCGGGGCCGCGCCTACCGGCACGTCCAGCACCTCGAACTGGGCCAGTTGGAGGGCGAGCGGACCAGCAGGGTCGCCGGCACCCTCACCAACGACGTCGGCCAGCTCGGCGCCTTCTTCGCCGGTCCGGCCAACGACATCCTGCAACTCGGCACCAGCCTGGCCCTTCTCGTGCCGGCGTTCCTCCTGCTGGCCCCCCAGATCGCCTGGATCGCCTTCCTCCCGATCCCGGTCATCGCCTGGCTGTCGCTGCGCCACCAGGAGAAGGCCGCCACGGACTACGCCGCAACCGGTGAACACCGCGCCAGGCTCGGCAGCCAGGTGATCAACTCGCTCGAAGCCGGGGCGACCGTCAAGAGCTTCTGCACCGAGGCGTACGAGGCCGAGCGCGTCGACCGGTTGAGCGACGCGGTCCAGGAGAGCAGCCACCGCACCGACCGCAGCACCCTCCGCCACGGCGAGACCGTCCGGGCCTGCACCACCGCGTCGATGGCCGGCACCCTGCTCGTCGGCGGCCGCGCGGTCCTCGACGGCACCCTCCGCTTCGAGGTCTTCAGCCCCCTGATCGGCCTCCCGCAGATGCTGCTCATGCGGATGAGCCGGCTCGGCGGAATCGCCGACCAGTACCAGCGCACCCTCGCCTCCTACGACCGGGTCCAGCGCCTGCGCGAACTGCCCGTCGAGGCCGACAGCGGGGAAGGGACGCTCGAACTCCCCTCCGTGCGTGGCGAGATCGTCCTCGACGAGGTCACCTTCGGCTACCCCGGCCGCCCGGCGACCCTGGACAACCTCTCCCTGACCATCCCGGCCGGACGGGTCACCGCCCTGGTCGGCGCCACCGGCTCCGGCAAGACGACGATCGCCAAACTCCTCATGCGCTTCCAGGACGCGGAGTCCGGCCGCGTCCTGCTCGACGGCCGGGACGTCCGGGACCTGCGCCGCCACGAGTTGCGCCACGCCATCGGCTTCGTCGCCCAGGACCCGTTCCTCTTCGACGGCAGCATCGCCGACAACATCCGCTACGGCAGCTTCGGCGCCTCCGACGAGGCCGTCGTCCGGGCCGCCGCCATGGCCGAGGCGCACACCTTCATCACGACCCTGCCGAACGGCTACGACACCCTCATCGGTGAACGCGGCGCCGCGCTCTCCGGCGGCCAGCGGCAGCGCATCGCCCTGGCCCGCGCGATCCTCAAGGACTCGCCCGTCGTCATCCTGGACGAGGCCACCTCCGCCGTGGACAACGAGACGGAGGCCGCCATCCAGCGCACGCTGCACAGCTTCGCGGTCGACCGCACCATGGTCGTCATCGCCCACCGCCTCTCCACGGTCCGCCACGCCGACCGCATCTTCGTCCTGGACAAGGGCGGCATCGTCGCCGAGCAGGGCACCCACGACGAACTCCTCGCCCAGCACGGGCTCTACGCGTCCCTCTGGCAGCTGCAGGCCGGCGAACTCGCCGCCTGA
- a CDS encoding dipeptide/oligopeptide/nickel ABC transporter permease/ATP-binding protein — MSLPAGLRRSPMAWVTGVMLASLVVLAVAGPLFWGAAADRPDPSAVLQGPSAAHPVGTDGLGRDLLARILTAARPSLLLALASVLLGATAGVLIGACTAVVGRRARRLAAGLISLLLAFPALLIAMFLAVVFGAGTTGAVLALAAASVPGFARLAQTLAAGVAGTDHLAAARALGLGRLRLLGRHVLPNIAEPLLLSVTTAAGTALVALSGLSFLGLGVQPPGYDWGQLLSQGLDRIYAEPLPALAPGLALLYAALTFQLLGEVLAGGAARRGPVARIPAQRSASSGPAEEGQVLQVDGLTVELPTPAGPVRPVRGVSLSLGRGEIVGLVGESGSGKSLTALAIADLLPYGARVSRRTLRLLGADLGALTRKERDRHLATGLSVIFQNPASALNPSLRIGTQLTEAVRAHRGASRAEATAQAAEALHRVGLSPSLLRSRPYELSGGQRQRVMIAAGLMVRPGLIIADEPTTALDVTVQRQITRLLVGIRRDTSAAILFISHDVALVAEFCERVLVMYAGTLVEALPVGRLAAGARHPYTRALVASVPDLTADRDRPLPTVEGAPPDPLAPSPGCAFEARCPSRRDRCAEEAPPLDDLGSGHRVACWYPLPVTAAPEKVTAS; from the coding sequence ATGAGCCTTCCCGCCGGACTCCGGCGCTCCCCCATGGCCTGGGTCACCGGGGTCATGCTGGCGTCACTCGTCGTACTCGCCGTGGCCGGCCCGCTGTTCTGGGGCGCGGCGGCCGACCGCCCGGACCCCTCGGCCGTGCTCCAGGGGCCCTCGGCGGCGCACCCGGTCGGCACGGACGGACTCGGCCGGGACCTGCTGGCCCGCATCCTGACGGCGGCCCGGCCCTCGCTGCTGCTCGCTCTCGCGTCGGTCCTGCTCGGTGCGACCGCGGGCGTGCTCATCGGGGCCTGCACCGCCGTCGTCGGCCGGCGCGCCCGACGGCTGGCCGCCGGGCTGATCAGCCTGCTGCTCGCGTTCCCGGCGCTGCTGATCGCGATGTTCCTCGCGGTGGTGTTCGGCGCGGGCACCACCGGGGCCGTGCTGGCCCTGGCCGCCGCGAGTGTGCCCGGGTTCGCGCGGCTGGCCCAGACCCTCGCGGCAGGCGTGGCGGGCACCGACCACCTGGCCGCCGCGCGGGCCCTCGGTCTCGGCCGCCTCCGGCTGCTGGGGCGCCACGTCCTGCCGAACATCGCCGAGCCGCTGCTCCTGAGCGTCACCACGGCGGCGGGCACCGCCCTGGTCGCGCTCTCCGGACTGAGCTTCCTCGGGCTCGGCGTCCAGCCACCGGGCTACGACTGGGGGCAACTGCTCAGCCAGGGGCTCGACCGGATCTACGCCGAGCCGCTGCCCGCGCTCGCCCCGGGCCTGGCGCTGCTGTACGCGGCGCTGACGTTCCAGCTGCTGGGCGAGGTGCTGGCCGGGGGCGCCGCCCGGCGCGGCCCGGTGGCGCGCATCCCGGCGCAGCGGTCCGCGTCGAGCGGCCCCGCCGAGGAGGGGCAGGTCCTCCAGGTCGACGGCCTCACCGTCGAACTGCCGACCCCGGCCGGGCCGGTGCGCCCGGTGCGCGGGGTGAGCCTGTCGCTCGGGCGGGGCGAGATCGTGGGGCTCGTCGGCGAGTCGGGCTCGGGCAAGTCGCTGACGGCGCTCGCCATCGCCGACCTGCTCCCGTACGGCGCCCGGGTCTCCCGGCGTACGCTGCGGCTGCTCGGGGCCGACCTCGGCGCGCTGACGCGCAAGGAGCGGGACCGGCACCTCGCGACGGGACTGTCGGTGATCTTCCAGAACCCGGCGTCGGCGCTCAACCCGTCCCTGCGGATCGGCACCCAGCTCACCGAGGCGGTCCGGGCCCATCGCGGGGCGAGCCGGGCCGAGGCCACCGCGCAGGCCGCCGAGGCGCTGCACCGCGTCGGCCTGTCCCCGTCGTTGCTGCGCTCACGCCCGTACGAGCTCTCCGGCGGCCAGCGCCAGCGGGTGATGATCGCCGCCGGGCTGATGGTGCGGCCGGGGCTGATCATCGCGGACGAGCCGACGACCGCGCTCGACGTGACTGTGCAGCGGCAGATCACCCGGCTGCTGGTGGGCATCCGGCGGGACACCTCCGCCGCGATCCTGTTCATCAGTCACGATGTCGCGCTGGTCGCCGAGTTCTGCGAGCGGGTGCTGGTCATGTACGCGGGCACGCTGGTGGAAGCCCTGCCCGTCGGCCGGCTCGCGGCGGGCGCCCGGCACCCCTACACCCGGGCGCTCGTCGCGTCGGTCCCGGACCTCACCGCCGACCGCGACCGCCCGCTGCCGACGGTCGAGGGCGCGCCGCCCGATCCTCTCGCGCCCTCCCCCGGCTGTGCGTTCGAGGCCCGGTGCCCGAGCCGCCGGGACCGCTGCGCCGAGGAGGCTCCCCCGCTGGACGACCTGGGCTCCGGCCACCGGGTCGCCTGCTGGTACCCGCTGCCGGTGACGGCGGCCCCGGAGAAGGTGACCGCGTCATGA
- a CDS encoding ABC transporter substrate-binding protein, giving the protein MLRRTPPAALTAALTASALALSGCGGVARSSTTTPLVDRGTVRIAEAGETPSFDPYSTFGASQARYAYDSLVNPAPNGGLVTGLATDWRATATEAVFTLRAGVTCSDGTPLTASAVARSLTYAADPDNQLAGARTVLPNVPLTARADDRRRTVSVSAAAPYPFLIRTVGLLPVVCPAGLDRPGSLARATQGTGPYVLTRYSPGGPYEFTVREGYTWGPDGATTGERGLPERIELSVVPQTSTAANLLLTGGVDIASVSGPDRARLTGHGLATTEVATVIGMTFFNQRPGRVLADRAVRRALVSALDRRGLANVAVGGTGTPARDFGAEGSVCHGDLADANLPVRDAAEGLRDAGWTRSPGGPLTKSGRALRLRLLTSPDLGPTLASVAELMARQWTALGVKVELVTESLPALVNAMYTTADFDVVVGSTPGFALPAGFIPFFSGPAPAGGLNFAGVANPEYDALVAQALREPDTTGCATWNRAGAALFRSADALPIAEGRSGVYGHRTTFTTTFGGQLVPTSIRLHQ; this is encoded by the coding sequence ATGCTCCGACGCACCCCGCCGGCCGCCCTGACGGCCGCGCTCACCGCCTCGGCCCTCGCGCTGAGCGGCTGCGGCGGCGTCGCCCGTTCCTCGACGACCACCCCCCTGGTGGACCGCGGCACCGTCCGGATCGCCGAGGCCGGCGAGACGCCGAGCTTCGACCCGTACTCCACCTTCGGCGCCTCCCAGGCCCGTTACGCCTACGACTCCCTGGTGAACCCCGCCCCCAACGGCGGCCTGGTCACCGGCCTCGCCACGGACTGGCGGGCCACGGCGACCGAGGCGGTGTTCACGCTCCGCGCGGGCGTCACCTGCTCCGACGGCACTCCCCTCACCGCCTCGGCGGTCGCCCGGTCGCTGACCTACGCGGCCGACCCGGACAACCAGCTCGCCGGAGCCCGTACGGTCCTGCCGAACGTCCCGCTCACCGCCCGCGCCGACGACCGGAGGCGCACGGTCTCGGTGTCCGCCGCCGCCCCGTACCCCTTCCTGATCCGCACCGTCGGGCTGCTGCCGGTCGTCTGCCCGGCCGGGCTGGACCGGCCCGGCTCGCTCGCCCGCGCCACGCAGGGCACCGGCCCCTATGTGCTGACCCGCTACTCCCCCGGCGGGCCGTACGAGTTCACCGTCCGGGAGGGCTACACCTGGGGGCCCGACGGTGCGACGACCGGCGAGCGTGGCCTCCCCGAGCGCATCGAGCTCTCGGTGGTGCCCCAGACGTCCACGGCGGCGAACCTCCTGCTGACCGGGGGCGTCGACATCGCGTCGGTGAGCGGACCCGACCGCGCCCGGCTCACCGGCCACGGGCTGGCCACCACGGAGGTCGCCACCGTCATCGGGATGACCTTCTTCAACCAGCGGCCCGGCCGGGTCCTCGCCGACCGGGCGGTGCGCCGGGCCCTGGTCTCCGCCCTCGACCGCCGGGGCCTCGCCAACGTCGCCGTGGGCGGCACCGGCACCCCCGCCCGGGACTTCGGCGCCGAGGGGTCCGTCTGCCACGGAGACCTCGCCGACGCCAACCTCCCCGTGCGGGACGCCGCCGAGGGCCTGCGGGACGCGGGCTGGACCCGCTCACCCGGCGGTCCGCTCACCAAGAGCGGCCGGGCGCTCCGGCTCCGTCTGCTCACCAGCCCCGATCTCGGCCCGACCCTGGCATCGGTCGCGGAGCTGATGGCCCGGCAGTGGACGGCGCTCGGCGTGAAGGTCGAGCTGGTCACCGAGAGCCTGCCGGCCCTGGTCAACGCGATGTACACGACGGCCGACTTCGACGTGGTGGTCGGCAGTACGCCGGGCTTCGCCCTCCCAGCGGGCTTCATTCCCTTCTTCTCCGGTCCCGCCCCCGCCGGGGGCCTGAACTTCGCCGGGGTGGCCAATCCGGAGTACGACGCCCTGGTCGCCCAGGCCCTCCGGGAGCCGGACACGACGGGATGCGCCACCTGGAACAGGGCCGGCGCCGCGCTCTTCCGCTCGGCCGACGCGCTGCCGATCGCCGAGGGCCGCAGCGGCGTGTACGGCCACCGCACCACCTTCACCACCACGTTCGGCGGTCAGCTCGTCCCCACGAGCATCCGCCTCCACCAGTGA
- a CDS encoding DUF5132 domain-containing protein → MPPVVPPFLVGLIVAPLAKRLLKPLVGGVVKASVGIAMEVKKAAHEAGENIHDLAAEVAADVVAAQMAAADTEGHSVPGQHTSGAGAKGDRRAPKIRATAESAAGKTH, encoded by the coding sequence ATGCCGCCTGTAGTACCGCCGTTTCTCGTCGGACTCATCGTCGCGCCGCTGGCCAAGCGCCTGCTGAAGCCACTGGTGGGTGGAGTCGTCAAAGCGTCCGTCGGAATCGCGATGGAGGTGAAGAAGGCGGCCCACGAGGCCGGGGAGAACATCCATGACCTCGCGGCCGAGGTCGCCGCCGACGTGGTCGCCGCCCAGATGGCCGCCGCCGACACCGAGGGCCACTCCGTGCCCGGTCAGCACACGAGCGGGGCCGGTGCCAAGGGGGACCGGAGGGCCCCGAAGATCCGCGCGACCGCCGAGAGCGCTGCCGGAAAGACGCACTGA
- a CDS encoding ABC transporter permease, whose translation MTVPALLRHPWTVFLGRRGLRLLVSLGIVLTASFAMIRLIPGDPVRAALGVDAAPDLVAARRHALGLDMPFLAQYLQYLGGLLHGDLGTSLITGAPVAELVRTRLPATLEIAGLAFLTALAVALPGGLLAAVRTRDGRRPRTELAFTTVTAGLTGVPDFVLAAGLTALLAVGLQLFPVAGAAGVASLVLPVLALALTPTAVLLRIVRVEALKVLNEDYLRTARSKRLSAARRHLRHAAPNMASAALTVAGSLLPALIAGTVLVEKVFAWPGIGSAMAQSVVTQDYPVVQAMVLVLGTTVLIAGLLVDVLLALLDPRSAIREM comes from the coding sequence ATGACCGTTCCCGCTCTGCTGCGGCATCCTTGGACGGTGTTCCTGGGCCGCCGCGGCCTCCGGCTCCTCGTCTCGCTCGGCATCGTCCTCACCGCGTCGTTCGCGATGATCCGCCTCATCCCCGGCGACCCGGTGCGGGCCGCGCTCGGTGTGGACGCCGCCCCCGACCTCGTCGCCGCCCGGCGGCACGCGCTCGGGCTCGACATGCCGTTCCTGGCCCAGTACCTGCAGTACCTCGGCGGCCTCCTGCACGGCGACCTCGGGACCTCGCTGATCACCGGGGCGCCGGTCGCGGAGCTGGTCCGCACCCGGCTGCCGGCCACCCTGGAGATCGCCGGCCTCGCCTTCCTCACCGCGCTCGCCGTCGCCCTGCCCGGCGGGCTGCTCGCCGCCGTCCGCACCCGCGACGGCCGCCGCCCGCGCACCGAGCTGGCGTTCACCACGGTCACCGCCGGGTTGACCGGGGTGCCGGACTTCGTGCTGGCCGCCGGGCTCACCGCCCTGCTCGCCGTCGGCCTCCAGCTGTTCCCGGTGGCCGGTGCGGCGGGCGTCGCCTCCCTCGTCCTCCCCGTCCTCGCGCTCGCCCTCACCCCCACCGCCGTGCTCCTGCGCATCGTCAGGGTGGAGGCGCTGAAGGTGCTGAACGAGGACTATCTGCGTACCGCCCGGAGCAAGCGGCTGTCCGCCGCACGCCGCCATCTGCGGCATGCCGCACCGAACATGGCGTCCGCCGCGCTCACCGTCGCGGGCAGCCTGCTGCCCGCCCTGATCGCGGGCACGGTCCTGGTCGAGAAGGTGTTCGCCTGGCCGGGCATCGGGTCCGCGATGGCCCAGTCCGTGGTCACGCAGGACTATCCGGTGGTCCAGGCCATGGTGCTGGTGCTCGGCACCACCGTGCTGATCGCCGGTCTCCTGGTCGATGTGCTGCTCGCCCTGCTCGACCCCCGCTCGGCGATCCGGGAGATGTGA